In Chryseobacterium sp., the genomic window TTTTATTATCATAGTGTATGCTTGAATTTAATTTCATCTGGCAAAGAGAGCAGGCTCTGGCTACATGATCGTCTGTTTCCGTAAGTGAATTGGTCCCGTTCATGACACAGTTGGCGTTCAGACAGTGGCTGATTCCAAACATATGTCCAATTTCGTGAGAACCGATTTTCATTAATCTTACAAGACTTTCATTAAAATTAGATGCTGTCAGGTGGCCTTCAGCCAGCCGATAGATGGAAGTGACTCCCACACCCTTCTCATAAGAAGCAAATCCGAAAACATAGTTCCAGTCGGGTCTCGGGAAAAGATCTTTTTCAGTGATTCCCATTACGATGGCAGCCTCTTTAGGTTTTCTTTTCATCAAAATACTGTCCAGGACGTAGCTGGCTAGCACTTGCTCCTGTCCCTCTCTGGAAATTCTTCTGACCGTTTTAGGGAAAAGAGTATTGGATAAAGCGGGCAGTACTTTTGTTTCCAGCTGAAAATAAATTCTTATATATTCTCTGGTGAGCTCTATCTCTTTTTGCTGAATTTCATTGAAGCTTCCGATAGGCTGAAGATATATTATATTTTTTCCGGGTACCGGTTTTATCCTTTTTGATTTTTGGAAATCTTCAAACTGCTGAACGTTTTCCTTATGGCTGTATCTCCAGTTTCCGGATTTGGGCTCAGAAAGTTTTACATCATTTACTGCAATTGCTTCAAAATAGGTTTTCTCTCTTTTTTGACATGAAAAAAAGAGTGTCCATACTGCGGAATAAAAGAAGGCTAAAGCAAAATTATATTTTCCCCGGCTCATAGAAGAACAGAAGTTTCTTTTTGGCACCGTCAAATTCGGACCATGAATCACAGTCTACTTCAAAGCCTGCTACACCACAGGTTGGAAAATGAAAAATATCTTCAGAAATGGAATTGGCGAAATTGGAAATTCCGTTGTTATGGGAGAAAAAGGCTACTGAGCTAAGCTTGTCATCCAGGTCATAAATTACAGATTCAAAATTTCTTTCCGAAGGATTATACAGTTTTTCATCAGTTGAAAAATCAAGCTGATAGGTTTGGTTGAAAATCTTACAGGTATTCAGTGCACGGACTGCCGGGCTTGAAATGAAATGATCAATGGAAATATGATTGTTTTTCAGGAATCTGGACATGTTCATAGCATCCTCCAAACCCTTGTCTGCCAAAGGTCTGTCAAAGTCCTCCGTTTCTTCCGGCCAGTCGCTTTTCGCATGTCGTACGAGGATGAGTCTCTTCATATATTTGTTTTTTTGGAAGATTAAAATTATAAAAAAAAATATGGAATAAAACATGATTTACATAAAAAAACTGCGTTATGAATAAAATCATTAAATTTTACTAAATTTGCAGACTTATGGGACAAATCCTTGCAATAGACTATGGAAAAGCGCGTTGTGGCCTTGCTGCAACAGATGATATGCAGATTATTGCCAGTGGTCTGGAGACTGTTAATACGCCTTCTTTAATGGAATTTTTAAAAAAATATTTCCATGCGAATAAGGTGGATGAAGTAGTGATTGGGCTTCCCATAGATTTGAAGGGAAACATTTCAGAAGTGGAAACGGATATTTTAAAATTCATTGAAGAATTTAAGAAAGAATTTTCGGATATTGCGGTTCATCGTTTTGATGAAAGGTTTACTTCCAAAATGGCCTCTTTTTTTATTTCTCAGAGTGGAAAAAGTAAGAAAAAGAGACAGGAAAAAGGATTAATAGATAAAGTAAGTGCAACGATTATATTGCAGAATTTTTTAGAACAAAGATTAAGATGATTTTACCGATAAGAGCTTTTGGAGATCCTGTTTTGAGAAAAGTGGGAAAAGATATAGAGAAAGATTATCCCGGTTTACAGGAACTGGTAGATAATATGTTCGAAACGATGTACAGTGCAAATGGCATTGGTCTTGCAGCACCTCAGATCGGGCTGGATATCCGTCTGTTTGTAATAGATGTGACTCCTCTTGCGGAAGATGAGGATTATGAAGATATTAAAGATGAATTGGCTGATTTCAAAAAAGTGTTCATCAATGCCAGAATTCTTGAAGAATCCGGTGAAGAATGGAAGTTTAATGAAGGCTGTTTATCGATTCCGGATGTAAGAGAAGATGTAAAAAGAAAAGGGACAATCGTTATCGAATATTATGACGAAAATTTTGTGAAACATACAGAAACTTTTTCCGATATTAGAGCCCGCGTAATTCAACATGAATATGACCACATTGAAGGAATCTTATTTACGGATCATCTAAGTGCTTTGAAAAAGAAATTGGTAAAAGGAAAGCTGACGAAGATCTCTCAGGGCGATGTAAGCATTGGCTACAAAATGAGATTTCCAAAATAATTTAATCAAGGATAAAAAGAAATAATAAAGAGCAAAAAGCGAAAGCTGGTTGCAAAATTTACAAAAAATAAAATTATGCTGTTAGAAAAAATAATTTCAATTTCTGGAAAACCAGGACTTTACAAACTCGTTTCTCAATTAAGAAATGGTTTCATTATTGAAGATGTTACCAACAAGAAAAAAGTAAGCATCGGCAACTCTAGCCAGGTAAGCTTATTGGATAATATTGCCATGTTTACATTTGATAAAGAAGTTCCTTTGTTCGAAGTTTTTGAAAATATTGCTAAAAACAACGATTATAAGGAAACGATTTCTCACAAATCTTCTGATGCAGAATTGAAGGAGTTTATGTTAACTTCCCTTCCTAATTATGATACTGAAAGAGTATATTCTTCAGATATCAAGAAATTGGCTCAGTGGTACAATATTCTTCACAAGGCAGGATATATTACTCCTGATAGCTTTGTTAAAGCAGAGCCTGAAACATTAGACCCGGCTCAGGAAGAAGTAAGCATCGAACAGGAAGCGCCTAAAAAAGCACCTAAAGCAGAAAAGGCTGCTGCTCCAAAAGTAAAGGCGACTTCAGCTGCTAAATCGGCTCCGAAAAGCACGCACACTAAAAAAGGATAATCCACTTAGCGGATTTTAGAAATAAGCCTTGTTGAGAGTTTTCTTGACAAGGTTTTTTATTGCTGTAAGAATTGAGAGCCGGGAGCCGGGAAGAATCAAGAGCCAAGATATTAGATTTCAGACATCAGATTTCAGATATTTGAGATTGGGATACAGTTTCAAGTGGAAAGGGTATAGTGAATTTGGGGTGCAAGGGAATAGTGAATCGATCAAAATTGACAAGCAAGGCAAATTGATTCCTCACAATTGATTGCTCCTACTGATGCTTTCAGTCCTTAACTCTCAACTTTCAACTCCAAGGGTTGCGGTAGAGTCAAAATAACCCTTACATTTGTATAAGATTGAATTTCCAATTACTTATGAACACGAAACAGGAAAAGCTAGAAGCCTTCGGAAGATTACTGGATATCATGGATGATTTGCGTGAAAAATGCCCGTGGGACCAGAAACAGACTTTACAATCACTCCGTCATCTGACTCTTGAAGAGGCTTATGAACTCTCGGATGCTATTCTTCAGGAAGATTTACAGGAAATAAAAAAAGAGCTGGGGGATGTATTACTTCATCTGGTTTTCTATTCAAAAATAGGTTCCGAAAAAGAAAGTTTTGACATTGCAGATGTCATCAATTCCCTGAATGAAAAACTGATTTTCCGCCATCCCCATATTTATGGTGATACGGAGGTGAAAGATGAAGAAGAAGTAAAACAGAACTGGGAAAAATTAAAATTGAAGGAAGGGAACAAATCTATTTTAGGCGGGGTTCCAAAAAGCTTACCGAGCTTGGTGAAAGCCTATAGAATCCAGGATAAAGTTAAGGGAATAGGTTTTGAGTTTCACGATGCTGAAGATGCCTGGAAAAAAGTGGATGAAGAGATTCAGGAGTTTCATGCAGAAATCGATCCCGACAAAAAAGAACAGGAATTGGGAGACGTGTTCTTTTCATTGATTAATTACGCCAGAATTTCCGGGATTAATCCGGATTCTGCCCTGGAAAGGACCAATCTTAAATTTATTTCCAGATTTCAAAAAATGGAAGGTCTTGCTGAGGAGCAGAGCCTGAAGCTTGCCGATATGTCTTTGGAAGAAATGGATGTCCTTTGGGAAAAAGCCAAGCAATTATCATAAACTTTATAAAGGAGAATGGTTCCTTTTTATTTTCGGTTAATTTTAAAACAAACAACATGTTGCGATTTCTTATTTTACCTTTTATCTTTTTACTGAGCTGCAACCCTAAGGCTCAGAATCAACCGTCTAACGAAAATCTCTTAAAAACACAGTTTTCTTTACCTAAAAAACTGAAAGAAGTTTCCGGTATCACCGTATCGAAAGATAAAAAAACGATCTGGGTGATAGAGGATAAAGGCAATAAAAATGCAGTCTATGCTCTTAATGATAAAGGGGAAATGATAGGTAAAATTCCGGTTGATAATGCTGAAAATACAGACTGGGAAGATATTATATCAGATGCTGCAGGAAATATCTATATCGGGGATTTTGGTAACAATGATAACAACAGACAGGATCTTGCTATTTTAAAAACAGATTTAAAAGATGCAGGCCAGGCTTCAACAAAGGTCATTCAGACCACGAAATTTCATTATGAAGGACAGACTGAATTTCCTCCCAAAAATCAAATTTATTATATGACTGTGAGGCTTTTGTAGAGATGGATGGTAATTTTTATCTTTTTACAAAAAACAGAAGTAAAGGATTTGACGGAACTTTCCTGGTGTTCAAAGTGCCCAACAAAGAGGGCGATTTTGAAGCAAAGCTTATCGGTAAACTTAAGCTGCAGGGAGGCTATAATGATGCCGCGATCACATCTGCAACAATCAATGCGGCAAAAGACAAGATCGTATTGCTGACCCACAAGAATATTCATATCCTTACAGGATTTACAGCCAGTGATTTTAATACTGCTAAAATTCAGAAAGTACCCCTGGATCACAATTCACAGAAAGAAGCGGTGGTTTTTATCAATGATAAGACTTTGCTGATTGCAGACGAAAAAGAAAAAAATGAGGGCGGAAATGTATATCAGTTTGCTTTTTGATGCTTGAAGATACCTATGAAATATAAAAGCCGGAAATAATCGCAATTTTGCTTATTTCCGGCTGTTTTTTTATGGCTGTATTTAGAATTTCATTCCAATTCCGGCGGAAACCCTTCCGCCGTCTGATCCGTAGAAATAATTCAGTCGGGCAGAGATCATTTCCACAATACTCAGCCAGACACCGGCTCCGGCAGACTGGTGCCATTTTCTGGAATTTTCTGTATCGTTCCATACCCTTCCGATATCATAGCCTATAAGGATTCCCATATTGGCGGGAACAATATTATTTCTTATTCTTCCAAAGTCCCAGCGGATTTCTGAATTGTTAGTAAAGTAAGATCTTCCGGAGAACCTGTCATTTCTGAAAGCCCTCATTCCATTACTTCCCCCGATAGAAGCGGCCTGATAAAATTCAAAATGATTATTATTGATCCACATCACATTGCTGGAATTAGCGAATACAAAATTTCCTTTTTTATCAATTCTGTGATCAATGGCAAGCCTGCCTCTTAAGGTCAGGAAGTTGCGGTTAAAATCGGTAAGAATCGCTTTCCAGTCGGCATTCAGCATAAATTCCATTCCCAGGGTAGGAAAAGCAGTGTTGTCTGCATTTTTATAGCCGAATGTGTAGTTGGCTCCTACAAACTGCTGGCTATTGAAAACTTCAGGTCTTACGTCCGGAGACTGGTTGATGAAACGTCCATTTTTTATCTGTACTTTATTATCTTCAAAAGTAAGCTGAAACTGGTGGCTAAGGTTCATCCAGCTTTTTTTGGAAATAGACGGAGCCAAATTAAATTTGGAAATCCGGGCTCTGTTGTATTCTCTTTCCGTATTTTCTTTATCATATTCACTTTCGTTGGACAGGCCAAAGAAGTTTTGAGAGAACCTGGGAGTGGTGTATCCGGCATCGAGATTGATGTCCCATCCTGAGATTGCTTTTTTGAAAATTCCTTTGTAGACGAGGCTAAAACCGGCTGTCGCCGTGTAGAAATTAGCTTTTAAACTGTGTTTCTGCGTAAAAGGATCACGGATAAAATTGTTTACCGTATAATTGGCCAGCACCCCAAGAATCACACCGTCATCAGGGTTGTAGTCAGCGTTAGGATAGCCAGCCCATGAATTGTACTTCGGATGTTTGTAATTGTAAGTATTGATGTCATAATCGTCCGTAATGTTTTTCGTTGTATTCTTTGTGTTGTAGGTATTCTTTTGGGATTTAAAGTCATAGATTTTTACTTTTTTACCATCCGCTACATTATATACATCATGATTATAGCCACCGATCAGTCTGATCGTCATTTTTGGCCTCCCGTTTCCGGTAACCTCGTAGACATCATCATCTTCCAGTCCATAGATCCAGAGTTCCTTGGTTTTTGAATCGTCATATGTTTTTTCAAAGACCAGGTTGTTTTTATCTTTATTTTTACCTAATTCATACTGTTGTACCAGTACAGAATTTCCGTTTTTTGTAATGACAAATCTATCAGGATGTACTGTTCCTGCCAATGGAACTTTTTTCTGAAGTACATCGTAATATTGAGTGGCATAATTCTGTAACTTCGTCTTTCTTATTTTTAACTTTTTCTGGATATCGGCGATGGTTTCATCCTTTACTTCTTTCGGAAGATTATGGAAACTTTCATCGATATCCGTATCTGTCAAATGTTCCTGAATATATTTTGCCTGTTCTATCCATTCTTCCTGGGTAGCCCCTTTCAAGAAGATCAGATCCATAGGATAGGGCTCCATATTTACCCATTTGACGCTGCTTATGTCTTCGGTAAAAGTCTTCATATGACGGATCGCCGGAACATTCATAATGATTTTAAATGCAGCACCGTCATATTTACTGAAAGCCTGGTCTCTGTCTTTTGGGATAGGTTTATAAATAACTTTGTCTCCGTCTTCATATTCTGCCCATTTCCATTGATCTGAATGTCTGTCCCAGTCACCGATCAGCATATCAAAGAGTCTTGCTCTCATATAAGACTCTTTATCAACGGAATATTTATAATTTTTATTCAGATTCTTTAATACATCATCCGTAGAGACGATATCTTTGGCATTATCGAGAGAGGCCAGTGTTTTAGGGTCGGAAGAAAAACGCTCTTCTATCATATACATTTCATCCCCGTAATTTTCGTTATACCTGCCTAATGCCTGCTGCTTCGGGATATAATATAATTTGGGATTACTATGGAAAATATTCAGTTTATCTGCCATATTTCCTATGGTAAACGGCGTGAAAGGATGATTGGTCGTATAAAAATCTAATAAAAACTTTTCAGGGAAGGTATCCGTAAGTTCATCTCCTAAAGTACTCTTATTGAAAGCCATATTGTTGAGGAACCGGATTGCACTTTTCTTTACTCCGCGCATAACAAATTCCTGTCCGTCTTTTGACTTTAATCTTAAGCTGTTGGATTGGTTTCCTCCACCTTCCCGGAACGGGATATAGCCTCCATTAAGTTCTGAAAGATTAACAGTGGGTGCTTCAATGGGAATTCCGTAATACCTCCTGTAGTGATCACCCCAGAGCCACCGGTAAAATTTCCGTTTTTGGGTAAGCTGAACCGGGTAAATGCTTGAAGTGGCCGTAGCCGGGAAAGTATTGGGAAAGTTGTTAATAAATACATCCGGCTTTGAAATGACTGATATATGGGTCAGTTTTTGAAGCTGAGCATCTTTTGTGGAGAAAAACTCAACATCTGTACTTTGGTCCTTTCTGATATTCAAAACGGCAAAACCGCTGTTTCCGTAAGAGAAGTCGGTCTGTTCTACAATGGTGGAAGGATCTGTTTTAGAACCTGCACCACTGATGATCTGTCTTATATTTCTGTCTTCGTGATACTGTAAGTTATGATCATGCCCGGAGACGAAAATGATGTTTTCTTTATCCTGAACGATACTTTTGAGTCTGTTGGCTAAATCTGCATAATGCTGATTGTTGAGGTCTGCAGGACTGGCCCCGGAAGAACTTCTCAGTACATTAAGCATACTGCCCACAATAGGAACAGGAACTTTACTGTTAAGAGGGAAGAGATGCGATTTTGCAGAACTGAACCCAGCGTGGGTTCCGCTGCTGATAATAGGGTGGTGCAATGCCACGATGATCCTTTTCCCCTGGTTTTTAATGATCAGATCTTTGAACTCTGTGAAAAAGTCTTCCCTGGTTTTGATCGTACAGTTCTTATTGATTCCCGGAGACTGATCCCAGTTGGTAATTGCCCATTCTGTATCAACAACGATTAATTTAATATCTTTAGAGATACTGATGTCATCAATAGGGCAGCCGTTTTTTGGGAGGAAGGATTTTTTATCATTAAAATACTGTTTCACAAAATCTTCCTGAGCTCCCAGTCCCTCCAATCCGTTATACCAATCATGATTTCCGGGGATGACCAGTGTTTTTCCCTTGAAATTTTTGGTAATGGTAAGCTGATTATTCAGTTTTTGTTCGGCCAGCGCATAATCTTTATCTGTTTTTTTAGGCATTCCGCGGGGATAAATATTATCCCCTAAAAAGATCAGCATAGAATTGCTGTCTGCAGAATCGAGTTTGCTCTTCAGTAAGTTTAATGTCTTTTTCGACTGGGCCTCATCTGCATTTCCTGCATCTCCGATCAGAAAAATCTTAAAATCATTTTCAGATTTTACCTCGGAATTTTTTACTTCAAATAAGTTTTTGCCCTTTTGTACGTTATATGTTGCACAGGAATAAAGGGCTCCTGCGGACAATACTGTTCTCAGAACAATAGAAGTATTTTTTAGATGAGTTTTAAAGGATAAATTCATAAATTTACATTAACAAAAATTCAGGAATGAGCATTCTAGACAAAGCTAAAAATTATGTTGAAATCTTATTCAAAGATAAGTTATCTTCAGTATATTTTTATCATAATTTTATTCATACTGCCTACACTGTAAACAAGGCAGAAGAAATCATGAAAAATACTCCGGTTTCCGAACAGGATCAGGAGAAGGTGCTGGTTGCTCTCTGGTTTCACGATACCGGGTATATAGAATGCGCACAGAATCATGAGGAGAGGAGTGTGGAAATTATGAAGGGCTTCCTGCATCAGGAAAATTATCCTGAAGAGTATATCCAAGATATTGAAAAGCTGATCCTGGCGACAAAAATTACTTACGAGCCTCAGAATGTATTGGAAAAAATAGTAAAAGATGCAGACTTCAGTCATTTTGCAGGTCATGATTACAACGATATTTCTGATGCGTTAAGAAAAGAATGGGAGCTTACCAATGTAAGATGCTTTTCTAATGAAGAATGGAATGCCGGCAATCTGGATATGTTGAAAAATAAACATACTTTTTATACAGACTATGCCAAGGAAAACTGGGAACCTTTAAAAAAGAAGAATATCAAAAAAATTGAAAAGAAGCTGGAAAAAGAAGAGGATAAGAAAGAAGTTAAAAAAGATAATTCTGAAGGTAAAAAAGAGAAAGAAAAATCTGATAGAAGCGTAGATACTTTATTCAGAGTAACACTCAATAACCATACAAGGCTGAGTGATATTGCAGACAGCAAAGCAAATATTCTGTTATCTGTAAATGCCATTATTATTTCTGTTTGTCTTTCTGTATTGGTTCCGAAGCTGGATGCCCCTAAAAACTCCCATCTGATCCTTCCCAGTTTTATACTGCTGCTGTCCAGTGTGCTGACGATCATCTTTGCCATCCTTTCTACCAAACCGAATGTGACCAAGACAACTTTTACAAATCAGGATATTGCCAACCGTAAAGTAAATCTTCTGTTTTTCGGAAACTTCCAGCAAATGCTGTTTGAAGATTACCACAATGCAATGAAGGATCTGATCAAAGACAGAGACTATATTTATGATTCTATGGTGAAAGATTTATATTACCTGGGGAAAGTTCTCGACAGGAAGTATAAACTTTTATCGATCACCTATAAGATCTTTATGGCCGGGATTATCATTTCCGTATTGTCTTTTGGATTCGCTTTTTTGAGCCTTTAATAAAAAATAAATATCATAATAACCGGACAGTGCAATACTGTTCGGTTTTTTTATTAATCGTTCTGGTATATTGAAACCCTTAAAGCCAGAAGTCCCGTAATTCCCTGGAGGTCTTCCACCTTTAGAAATTCTACATCATGCTGAAGAATGTGCTTCTTTTGGAGCTTGGCTATATATTCCAGGTACTCCTTTTGATTTTCCATCCCGAAATACACAATAGTGATCTTTCCAGGAGCGGTAATTCGTTCAGAAGAGTCTTTGATGTGGGCTTTATCCAGTCGTTTTTTAATGATCTCATAATAGGAATTGTAGGCGCCGTCTACATCAAAACGCTTTTCATCCATTCTGAATCGGATATCGATCTTCTCATTGTATACAAAGATCAGGGAAGCAATATCTAACGGAATAGGAAGGTTTTTTTTAAAAGACTGGAATTCAAGTTCCATTTTACAAATGGTCTTCAGCTGCCAGTACCTTAGTTTATGGACTACTTTTGAGGTATAATGCAATTCCGGAGCAATGGTAGTTCCAATGTAAAGATTATGTTCTACACCATCAGATTTGAATCTTTCATAGTAATGGGGAAAGACCTGCTGGGCTTTGATCTGGTTTTCATCCAGCATATCGGCCAGCTTCCTGTTGACAAGGGTAATGGAATCGTCCAGTTTTTTTCTGTGGGTATAAAACAGATCTGTTTGTGACCGTACTCCTAAGAAGTAATCTTTAATCTTTACTTTTAATTCTCTGGATGACCTTACTTCCAGTTTTCCCTGTAAAAAAGGATGGATTTCTTCTCTCAGTAATCTTTGAAAACGCTGTTCGGTATCCGCTTTGATTTCGTGGCTGAGTTCATTTTCAAAAATATCCAATGCCAGTATGAATTTTTCCGAATCAGAATTGGTGGCAGCCAAAATCTCCTTGAGACATTCAATCTGTTGGGTGAGATCTTCCAGCATCAGGTTAAAACGTTTTTCTGAAGAAGAACGGATATCTGAAACTCCAAACAGTGGCGTGAGATTTTTAAAGGATATTTCCTTTAATGTATATATTTTCTTTCCGAGAGAGGCTGTGAAATACTTTTCCGCTTCATTTCTGAATTTCCATACCACACTATCATGAATGCTGGTGTATTCACGCTGGATAATGGCTTCTATCTGATAGTTTTTCTCAAAGTAAAACCTGCTGAGAGAGAAAAGGATCATATCGGTAAAAAACTCCATTTTTTTGAGTTTTAAACCGTTAAAGCTGCCTGCTATAGGAGAGGTGAATTCCATGATGGCAAGGAGGTCGTTATCTTTCATGATAGGGATTACCATGAAGCTGTTGACATTATTATCTCTTAAAATATTGAAAGAAGGAAGCTGTCTGACGTTTTCATCCAGATTATTGACATTGGAGACCACAATGGGTTTTGAATTGTGATTTAAATTGTTGAAGGTATTCTTACGGGTTTCTTCATCAAAATTATTGATCCAGAAATCAAGAATATGATTGGTCAGGAGACTTTCGTAGATCGGGAGCTTATCAAGTTTCTGTTCTTTCTTATTAAAGGTCATGAGTCCGAAGCTGAGGTCCGGAACATCGAAATAAGATTTGAAAATTTCAGTCAGATTCTCATTGGGATTTAAATCTTCAGGATCAATCTCTATCATGCTTGATTTAAGATCAGAAAGTGCAACTTCCGAAGTACAGTCTACCAGGGAAATAATGGTAAATCCTTTCAGTATCCATGACTGGGAAGGGAAATACTTCTTCCAAAGTTTAAAATCATCCAGATTTTCGAGAAGCATATCCAGTACTTCGTCAGAAGGAATTTTAGCATCTTCTGTGGGGTAAACTTCGGTAAAGTCTGAGTTTACAGTAATCTTATAATGCTTCATGATTCCCTGTTGGTTCGGGATATCATAATAGAATGGGATTGTACTTTTAATGTCTTTTTTGAAATAGCTTTGAAGAATCAGGCAGCAGCAGAATACATAAAAGTCGTTGTCACTAATATTTCTAAGCTCTATTTCAAAATCTTTTCCTGCGTCCTTCAGGATATTTTTAAACCTTTCGGTATAATTAAAAGTAATGTTGGAAAGGGGAATACTTGCCGCTTTTATCTCATTATGGGTAAGGCCGGTGGGGAACAGGTCTGCAAGAAGCAGCCTGATGAGGTCCTCATGTTTTTCAAGGAGTGTTATATCCTGGAAGCCGTCTCTTATTTCTTTGAAATTCTTAGTGCTGTCGATCAGGGATTCAGCATAGTTGACCCTATATTCCAGACGGTCATTATACCGGATATGTTCCAGTACATCCAAATATTTTTTGAATGAAATATAAACCTGAAAAGGTGAGTCTTTTTTGTAAAGATTAGCCAACGCTGAAATTTAGAGTAAAGTTATGAAAAAAACACCATTTTCAATGGCTGTCTTATTGGGAAGATATGCCTTTCTTTAATTCAAATTTATTCTTTTTTTGAACGAATTTTTAAAATGTCTGCACCATTATTTGTCAGAGATTCTTTTTTTTATAAAATCACTATGGATTTAGGAAATATATTGATTTTAGCAATAATAAAAATTCTGCTCTAAAGCAGAATTTTTTGTGAGCGGTCAGTTATGGTAAAGGAGGATTTCTTCCTGCACATCTTTTAATTCTCCTTTTTCAAAGTACAGATATCTTTTTTCTGAATAATTGGTCTGCGCAATATCGTTAATGAAGGCGGTAAGGTATTTCTTAGTGAGATTAGTCTTGTAATATTCTGTGTCAATACCCAATATGGGTCTTTCGATGGCATATTCTTTATTCATCATTTCTGAATCAAAGTATTCTGCAACAATGTATAATCTGATATTTTTACGGGTACAGTATTCCTGAACGGAACTTAACGGGATGCAGACTTTGCTTGAACATTTAGGCCCCCAGATGTAGACCAGGCTTTTGTCATCTTCTTGTAAGCAATCTTTCAGGCTTTTCCCATTGATGATAAAAATATTTTTGGAATACTTTAAACTGCAGATTTTATTATCATTTTTGATAAATAAGCCTGGGTTTTCTTTTTTAGTGGTCTCATAATAACTGTAGAGCCCTTTAAAATTACCATTGATTTTACAGGAATTCAGCGAGCATAAAAAAATTGCTGATAGAAGTATTGTAAATAACTTTTTCATATGATAAAAATGGTGGAGATTACTCTCCACCATCTGATTTTATTTTGTTGCATCCTTCACTGTAACCGGGATTTGATATCCTCCGTAGTTTCCAATTGAAGCATCAAATTTATATTCTCCTTTGTATACCACAGCATTTGAATTATTGATGTCCTGGTCTACAAAAAAGGTTTCCTGGGTTTTTATAGCCTGCGCCTGAGTTGCATCTGTTGGGTCCAGCGCTACATAAAGGAAGCCTTCCATCGTAAACTCATCCACTTCCACTTTTCCGGTATATTTTCCCAGCTTACAGAACCAGCAGGACTGGAAGTTACATAATCCCCATCCAGCACAGCTTTTTGAAGCTCTTCCCCATTCATCCCAGCTCGCCTGGAATATAGATAGCTTTGCTGTAGAATTTGTTTTAACCTTCTCTGTTTTAGTTAAGTTTGAATTGAGATCATTTGAATCTGTTCTGGATTCTGTTTCACAAGAAAATAATGTCAATACTGCAATAGCAAGAATTAATTTTTTCATAGTAATTATTAGTTTTGGTTAGCTCACAAATATAAGATTTATTTTTATTTAAATGTATAAAAATCATTAATTTGATTGATATTTAAAAATATTTTAACTAATAATATATTTAATTGCTTATTTTTTAATGTTTTAACAAATGAGTGGTTTATTATTTAAATGTAATGTTTTATGTTGAAATGATAATAAATACGGATAATATGCAATAAATAAATAATGGTGT contains:
- a CDS encoding archaemetzincin, which codes for MSRGKYNFALAFFYSAVWTLFFSCQKREKTYFEAIAVNDVKLSEPKSGNWRYSHKENVQQFEDFQKSKRIKPVPGKNIIYLQPIGSFNEIQQKEIELTREYIRIYFQLETKVLPALSNTLFPKTVRRISREGQEQVLASYVLDSILMKRKPKEAAIVMGITEKDLFPRPDWNYVFGFASYEKGVGVTSIYRLAEGHLTASNFNESLVRLMKIGSHEIGHMFGISHCLNANCVMNGTNSLTETDDHVARACSLCQMKLNSSIHYDNKKRLLELKNFFEKLHLNTESSLAQQDLNLLQ
- a CDS encoding histidine phosphatase family protein, whose protein sequence is MKRLILVRHAKSDWPEETEDFDRPLADKGLEDAMNMSRFLKNNHISIDHFISSPAVRALNTCKIFNQTYQLDFSTDEKLYNPSERNFESVIYDLDDKLSSVAFFSHNNGISNFANSISEDIFHFPTCGVAGFEVDCDSWSEFDGAKKKLLFFYEPGKI
- the ruvX gene encoding Holliday junction resolvase RuvX; the protein is MGQILAIDYGKARCGLAATDDMQIIASGLETVNTPSLMEFLKKYFHANKVDEVVIGLPIDLKGNISEVETDILKFIEEFKKEFSDIAVHRFDERFTSKMASFFISQSGKSKKKRQEKGLIDKVSATIILQNFLEQRLR
- the def gene encoding peptide deformylase — translated: MILPIRAFGDPVLRKVGKDIEKDYPGLQELVDNMFETMYSANGIGLAAPQIGLDIRLFVIDVTPLAEDEDYEDIKDELADFKKVFINARILEESGEEWKFNEGCLSIPDVREDVKRKGTIVIEYYDENFVKHTETFSDIRARVIQHEYDHIEGILFTDHLSALKKKLVKGKLTKISQGDVSIGYKMRFPK
- a CDS encoding DUF5606 domain-containing protein, which produces MLLEKIISISGKPGLYKLVSQLRNGFIIEDVTNKKKVSIGNSSQVSLLDNIAMFTFDKEVPLFEVFENIAKNNDYKETISHKSSDAELKEFMLTSLPNYDTERVYSSDIKKLAQWYNILHKAGYITPDSFVKAEPETLDPAQEEVSIEQEAPKKAPKAEKAAAPKVKATSAAKSAPKSTHTKKG
- the mazG gene encoding nucleoside triphosphate pyrophosphohydrolase, with the translated sequence MNTKQEKLEAFGRLLDIMDDLREKCPWDQKQTLQSLRHLTLEEAYELSDAILQEDLQEIKKELGDVLLHLVFYSKIGSEKESFDIADVINSLNEKLIFRHPHIYGDTEVKDEEEVKQNWEKLKLKEGNKSILGGVPKSLPSLVKAYRIQDKVKGIGFEFHDAEDAWKKVDEEIQEFHAEIDPDKKEQELGDVFFSLINYARISGINPDSALERTNLKFISRFQKMEGLAEEQSLKLADMSLEEMDVLWEKAKQLS
- a CDS encoding SdiA-regulated domain-containing protein, encoding MLRFLILPFIFLLSCNPKAQNQPSNENLLKTQFSLPKKLKEVSGITVSKDKKTIWVIEDKGNKNAVYALNDKGEMIGKIPVDNAENTDWEDIISDAAGNIYIGDFGNNDNNRQDLAILKTDLKDAGQASTKVIQTTKFHYEGQTEFPPKNQIYYMTVRLL